Proteins from one Gemmatimonadaceae bacterium genomic window:
- a CDS encoding AraC family transcriptional regulator: MKAETRSFYVRVVQGVIEHVAQHLDEALALDALATRACLSPFHFHRVFRGMVGETPVELARRLRMERGAWQLANTPLSVTEIAFNAGFETHEAFTRAFRSCYGEPPSDFRRRGVRRTELAATCGVHFDQRGVVPPFVPRDSGGRTMDVEIKKMPEQRVAAVRHVGPYNQIGQAFGRLGEIAGPAGLFTNPNAAMIALYHDDPESTPADELRSDAGVAVASGVALPNELAEHRLPAGRYAKTVHVGSYETLGDTWARFLGEWLPESGERLRDGPSYERYVNDPRTTPKERLITEIYVPIEGQ; encoded by the coding sequence GTGAAAGCCGAGACGCGGTCCTTCTATGTGCGGGTCGTGCAGGGAGTGATCGAGCACGTCGCGCAGCACCTCGACGAGGCGCTTGCCCTCGACGCCCTGGCGACTCGCGCGTGCCTGTCGCCCTTCCATTTTCATCGGGTGTTCCGCGGCATGGTCGGGGAAACGCCCGTCGAGCTCGCGCGGCGGCTGCGCATGGAACGCGGCGCCTGGCAGCTGGCGAACACACCGTTGTCGGTCACCGAGATCGCTTTCAACGCGGGATTCGAGACCCACGAGGCGTTCACGCGCGCGTTTCGCTCGTGCTACGGCGAGCCGCCCTCTGACTTTCGCCGGCGCGGTGTGCGCCGCACCGAGCTGGCCGCCACGTGCGGCGTGCACTTCGATCAACGAGGCGTCGTTCCACCGTTCGTCCCGAGAGACTCAGGAGGCAGAACCATGGACGTCGAAATCAAGAAAATGCCCGAGCAGCGCGTCGCCGCCGTGCGCCACGTTGGACCGTACAACCAAATCGGCCAAGCGTTCGGCCGCCTCGGCGAGATCGCTGGCCCGGCCGGGTTGTTCACGAACCCGAACGCGGCGATGATCGCCCTGTACCACGACGACCCCGAGTCGACGCCCGCCGACGAATTGCGCTCCGACGCCGGCGTCGCGGTCGCGAGCGGCGTCGCGTTGCCAAACGAGCTCGCCGAGCATCGGTTGCCCGCGGGGCGCTACGCCAAGACGGTGCACGTCGGCTCGTACGAGACGCTGGGCGACACGTGGGCCCGCTTCCTCGGCGAATGGCTTCCCGAGAGCGGCGAACGACTGCGCGACGGGCCGAGCTACGAGCGATACGTAAACGATCCGCGAACGACACCGAAAGAAAGGCTGATCACCGAGATCTACGTGCCGATCGAAGGGCAGTAG
- a CDS encoding amidohydrolase family protein: MPVHASIRRLLAALLLTGGAQVLAGQGIQPSRVVLTDAHFHLTNYIQRGPTLKQFLPLLGDSIGRVAVFGIPLQQEWLDAVTGEVAPTYYLHSDAPLYYYSYVDANIAMEYRSLSPAEQARFDPMITGFNPGDMYAPDHIRRVLLAFPGVFTGIGEFTIHKEFVSDAVRPGPASLLDPALDSILRFAGEVGLLSIIHEDMDVPFAADTSKPAYLDAMKALIKRHPNTTIIWAHTGLGRVVRPVQGHAAIVASMLSDPAFSNLYFDISWDVVAQYLVASPEAVRVTADLINRFPDRFLFGTDAVAPKTAKAYLTTDELYRPLWAALTPEARSKVRVGNYARLFDAARRKVRAWEAAHAR, translated from the coding sequence ATGCCGGTCCACGCGTCGATTCGCCGCCTCCTGGCCGCCCTGCTCCTGACAGGAGGGGCACAGGTCCTGGCCGGCCAGGGAATTCAGCCGAGCCGCGTGGTACTCACCGACGCGCACTTCCACCTGACGAACTACATCCAGCGCGGTCCGACGCTGAAGCAGTTTCTTCCGCTGCTCGGCGACAGCATCGGCCGAGTCGCCGTCTTTGGCATTCCGTTGCAGCAAGAATGGCTCGATGCCGTCACCGGTGAGGTCGCGCCGACCTACTACCTCCACTCCGACGCGCCGCTCTACTACTACTCGTACGTCGACGCGAACATCGCGATGGAGTACCGATCGCTGTCGCCGGCGGAACAAGCGCGATTCGACCCGATGATCACCGGGTTCAATCCGGGCGACATGTACGCGCCGGACCACATTCGGCGAGTCCTCCTCGCGTTTCCGGGCGTTTTCACCGGGATCGGTGAGTTCACGATCCACAAGGAATTCGTGTCCGACGCGGTACGCCCGGGACCGGCGAGCCTGCTCGACCCCGCGTTGGACAGCATTCTGCGCTTCGCGGGAGAGGTCGGCCTTCTCTCGATCATCCACGAGGACATGGACGTCCCGTTTGCCGCCGACACGTCGAAGCCGGCGTACCTGGACGCCATGAAGGCGCTCATCAAGCGCCACCCGAACACGACGATCATCTGGGCGCACACCGGCCTCGGCCGCGTCGTGCGCCCGGTGCAGGGGCATGCGGCGATCGTCGCGTCGATGCTCTCGGATCCCGCGTTCTCGAATCTCTATTTCGACATCTCGTGGGACGTCGTCGCGCAATACCTCGTCGCCTCCCCGGAGGCGGTCCGGGTGACGGCGGATTTGATCAACCGGTTCCCCGATCGATTTCTGTTTGGCACCGACGCCGTCGCGCCCAAGACCGCCAAGGCGTATCTGACGACCGATGAACTCTACCGGCCGCTGTGGGCCGCGCTGACGCCCGAGGCGCGATCCAAGGTGCGGGTCGGCAACTACGCACGACTGTTCGACGCGGCGCGACGCAAGGTCCGCGCGTGGGAAGCGGCGCACGCTCGCTAG
- a CDS encoding DUF3761 domain-containing protein encodes MRIRVGVLAGAFLSLTLATAASLAAQGAAATICKDGTTSVASGRGACSGHGGVDAKATDVAKKGAAKVDKAESKAASATAKAEKTTEKAAKSTDKAADKAAEKTAAQTSKADAAAAKTASKAESKVEKSESKAADKAAKTTKTASSLDNKDPTNATAQCKDGTYSHATHHQGACSNHGGVAKFLK; translated from the coding sequence ATGCGAATTCGAGTAGGCGTTCTCGCCGGTGCGTTTCTCTCGCTCACGCTCGCCACGGCGGCCTCTCTTGCCGCACAGGGCGCGGCCGCGACGATCTGTAAGGACGGAACCACATCGGTAGCCTCGGGACGCGGCGCGTGTTCCGGCCATGGCGGCGTAGACGCCAAAGCGACCGACGTCGCGAAAAAGGGCGCTGCCAAAGTAGACAAGGCCGAAAGCAAGGCCGCGTCGGCGACGGCCAAGGCTGAAAAGACGACTGAGAAGGCCGCGAAGAGCACGGACAAGGCCGCCGACAAGGCCGCCGAGAAGACGGCGGCCCAGACGTCCAAAGCCGACGCGGCAGCGGCCAAGACGGCATCGAAGGCCGAGTCGAAGGTCGAGAAGAGCGAGTCCAAGGCCGCGGACAAAGCGGCGAAGACGACGAAGACGGCCTCCAGCCTCGACAACAAGGACCCGACCAACGCGACCGCACAGTGCAAAGACGGCACGTACTCACACGCGACGCATCACCAGGGCGCGTGCTCGAACCACGGCGGCGTAGCGAAATTCTTGAAGTAG
- a CDS encoding DUF411 domain-containing protein has product MSSRSEANATPPSSSLVSRRAWIGSTVASVMGLVAVTRSLASAADAAPTGILVYASPDCQCCRAWIKHLEANGFAPAAQFVNDVTPIKRKRGVPEKLWSCHTAILGAYTIEGHVPADLIRKMVDTRLPLAGLAAPGMPNGAPGMEGPVKDRYEVVSFTRDGRTKVFAVR; this is encoded by the coding sequence ATGTCATCAAGATCCGAAGCGAACGCCACGCCGCCTTCGTCATCCCTGGTATCGCGCCGTGCCTGGATCGGCTCGACCGTCGCGTCGGTGATGGGGCTCGTCGCCGTGACCCGAAGCCTGGCGTCGGCCGCTGACGCCGCGCCGACCGGGATACTCGTCTATGCGAGCCCCGATTGCCAATGCTGTCGGGCGTGGATCAAGCATCTCGAGGCGAATGGGTTCGCTCCCGCCGCCCAATTCGTCAACGACGTGACGCCGATCAAGCGCAAGCGTGGCGTGCCCGAGAAGCTCTGGTCATGTCACACGGCGATCCTCGGCGCCTACACGATCGAAGGACACGTCCCCGCCGATTTGATTCGCAAGATGGTCGACACGCGATTGCCGCTTGCCGGCTTGGCCGCGCCTGGCATGCCGAACGGCGCGCCGGGAATGGAAGGGCCGGTGAAAGATCGATACGAGGTGGTGTCGTTCACGCGTGATGGCAGGACCAAAGTCTTCGCCGTCCGGTGA
- a CDS encoding glycosyltransferase family 9 protein — protein MADASRPNALTRFVPRKVRALEAAVHEAWLRVMVVLLSVDEGGVIAPDSWHLHPSRVLFIRYDRVGDMVLCTGLLRALSAAYPRMTIDVLTTPTNAPVLEHLPFVGDVVVHERRRWRDYPALFARLASRRYDAVIDGLVVRPSVNSYTTLLMLASRAPARIGSAGRPHDRVYNIPVAPPADIHREHHVDHLARLAEPFGIRGPDADWRPTLAATDFEREEANAHWDAAPGDGPRVLVNISAGQTCRRWPDDHFAATLTALRARRPDARVIIVALEEDRASATGLADLIGGLAVIPRLRELFALVAESDLVVTPDTGVTHIASAFARPTLALLRRRDEYEMWVPYRTPSVNVFGPTEHSLADLDAAAVIGALDEALALVPSTSSRLSVGQPA, from the coding sequence ATGGCCGACGCATCGCGCCCCAATGCTTTGACGCGATTCGTGCCGCGGAAGGTGCGCGCGCTCGAGGCCGCGGTGCACGAGGCCTGGCTCCGCGTGATGGTGGTGCTGCTGTCGGTGGACGAGGGAGGAGTCATCGCCCCCGACAGCTGGCACCTCCATCCGTCGCGCGTCCTGTTCATTCGCTACGACCGCGTCGGCGACATGGTGCTGTGCACCGGTCTCCTGCGGGCGCTCTCGGCGGCGTACCCCCGTATGACGATCGACGTGCTCACGACGCCGACGAACGCGCCGGTACTCGAGCATCTGCCGTTCGTCGGCGACGTGGTGGTCCACGAACGGCGCCGCTGGCGCGACTACCCCGCCCTGTTCGCCCGCCTCGCGTCGCGGCGCTATGACGCGGTCATCGACGGCCTCGTCGTTCGCCCATCCGTCAATTCATATACGACGTTGCTCATGCTCGCGTCGCGGGCCCCGGCGCGCATCGGCAGCGCGGGGCGGCCGCATGACCGCGTGTACAATATTCCCGTCGCCCCGCCGGCCGACATCCATCGCGAGCATCACGTCGATCATCTCGCCCGTCTGGCCGAGCCATTCGGCATTCGCGGGCCGGACGCCGACTGGCGCCCGACGCTCGCCGCCACGGATTTCGAGCGCGAGGAGGCGAACGCTCACTGGGACGCCGCGCCCGGCGACGGCCCACGCGTTCTGGTCAACATTTCGGCCGGGCAGACGTGCCGGCGCTGGCCCGACGACCATTTCGCGGCGACCCTGACGGCGCTCCGCGCTCGCCGGCCCGATGCGCGCGTCATCATCGTCGCGTTGGAGGAGGACCGCGCAAGCGCGACGGGGCTGGCGGACCTCATCGGCGGTCTCGCGGTGATCCCGCGGCTGCGCGAGTTGTTCGCGCTGGTTGCGGAATCGGACCTGGTCGTCACGCCGGACACCGGCGTGACGCACATCGCCTCGGCGTTCGCGCGTCCGACGCTCGCCTTGCTTCGGAGGCGCGACGAGTACGAGATGTGGGTGCCGTACCGCACGCCGAGCGTGAACGTGTTCGGTCCGACCGAACATTCGCTGGCCGACCTCGACGCGGCGGCCGTCATCGGCGCGCTCGACGAGGCGCTCGCGCTCGTGCCGAGTACGTCTTCTCGACTGTCCGTCGGGCAGCCGGCGTAG
- a CDS encoding phosphatase PAP2 family protein: MELVSRLRAAPRVATLVAFVCVAAQRVSAQSIGRLVIDHARTSAGDAWAVWTAPLHGGGRDWLTAVGVVGVAAAVSPFDDNIDRWAVGQRDDGTWHFLRPFREGGDAFSGRTVAPFAIGALGVALITKSDGMLEGISGCATSYGAATAVRDFVVYPLVSRTRPDSGRGVQPPPATQGDQYHFTVPGTGDWGRHALPGGHVSNITSCVGFFVSRYKLGPFAVAPWAAVGAVAMARTLDRRHWASDQVVGAFLGYAVGREVALRSLRRTENASARRSAEHDEDGSFYFAPGVDGARVGWRRAF; encoded by the coding sequence ATGGAGCTCGTTTCCCGTCTGCGCGCCGCGCCTCGCGTGGCGACGCTCGTGGCGTTCGTTTGTGTCGCAGCGCAAAGAGTCAGCGCGCAGTCCATCGGCCGATTGGTCATCGATCACGCGCGCACGTCGGCAGGCGATGCCTGGGCGGTGTGGACCGCGCCACTTCACGGTGGCGGCCGAGACTGGCTGACTGCCGTCGGCGTCGTCGGAGTTGCGGCCGCGGTGTCGCCGTTCGACGACAACATTGACCGGTGGGCGGTCGGTCAACGCGACGACGGCACGTGGCATTTCTTGCGACCGTTTCGAGAAGGCGGCGATGCATTCTCGGGGCGCACCGTCGCACCGTTCGCGATCGGAGCGTTGGGTGTCGCGCTCATCACGAAGAGCGATGGGATGCTCGAGGGAATTTCCGGCTGTGCGACGTCGTACGGTGCGGCGACGGCGGTGCGCGATTTCGTCGTCTACCCGCTCGTCTCTCGTACGCGGCCCGACAGCGGACGCGGCGTGCAGCCGCCGCCGGCAACGCAGGGCGATCAGTACCACTTCACGGTTCCCGGCACCGGCGACTGGGGACGGCACGCGTTGCCCGGTGGGCACGTCAGCAACATCACGTCGTGTGTGGGCTTTTTCGTCAGCCGCTACAAGCTCGGACCCTTCGCTGTCGCGCCCTGGGCCGCGGTCGGCGCCGTCGCCATGGCCCGAACCCTTGACCGCCGCCACTGGGCCTCCGACCAAGTCGTCGGCGCGTTCCTCGGCTATGCCGTCGGGAGAGAGGTTGCTCTGCGATCGCTGCGTCGGACGGAAAATGCGTCCGCGCGGCGAAGCGCGGAGCACGACGAGGACGGAAGTTTCTATTTCGCGCCCGGCGTCGACGGTGCGCGCGTCGGCTGGCGTCGCGCGTTCTAA
- a CDS encoding DoxX family membrane protein, protein MQTPSRLTFAVALVGLAALTAVYGDFALQWQPVPAWVSDRRLLAYLSGALLFACGFALLTARASAIGARVFFFYALLWVLLLKVPKVAAAPLVEVNWLGLGEICVVLACSWTLFASLNDEPSDSAPRFATGENGLRIARYLFAVALLPIGLSHFVYLPQTVAFVPSWLPYRTGWAYLGGAGHIAAGLGVLLGVMTELAATLEAAMIGVFTLLVWLPAAIANPASRLQWTGLVISGFIAAAAWVVAASLSRARSLRPADETRPTHSGALKDLAEA, encoded by the coding sequence ATGCAAACACCGAGTCGGCTCACATTCGCCGTTGCTCTCGTCGGTCTCGCAGCGTTGACCGCCGTCTACGGCGACTTTGCGCTGCAGTGGCAGCCCGTGCCTGCGTGGGTGTCCGATCGACGCCTTCTCGCGTATCTGTCCGGCGCCCTGCTCTTCGCCTGCGGCTTCGCGCTACTCACCGCGCGGGCGAGTGCGATCGGGGCACGCGTTTTCTTCTTCTACGCGCTGCTGTGGGTGCTTCTCCTCAAGGTGCCGAAGGTTGCCGCCGCGCCGCTCGTCGAAGTCAACTGGCTCGGCTTGGGTGAGATCTGCGTCGTGCTGGCGTGCAGCTGGACGCTCTTCGCGTCGCTGAATGACGAGCCAAGCGATTCCGCTCCGCGCTTCGCCACCGGCGAGAACGGGCTTCGCATCGCGCGCTACCTGTTCGCCGTCGCCCTGCTGCCGATCGGATTGTCGCACTTCGTCTATCTGCCGCAAACGGTTGCGTTCGTGCCGTCCTGGCTTCCGTATCGCACGGGGTGGGCGTACCTCGGCGGCGCGGGCCACATCGCCGCGGGACTCGGTGTGTTGCTCGGCGTCATGACGGAGCTCGCGGCTACGCTCGAAGCCGCGATGATCGGCGTGTTCACGCTGTTGGTGTGGTTGCCCGCCGCGATCGCGAATCCCGCGAGCAGGCTTCAGTGGACCGGCTTGGTGATCTCCGGATTCATCGCCGCCGCGGCATGGGTCGTCGCCGCGAGCCTGAGTCGTGCACGTTCGCTGCGCCCCGCCGACGAAACCCGGCCGACGCATTCCGGCGCTTTGAAGGACCTCGCCGAGGCGTGA
- a CDS encoding HAMP domain-containing sensor histidine kinase: MWIPLVFVIAVLATLVIAPIAVSNRLRIQRNMITEVVDPARLRATDVASFLAEEMFAVGMRAPSVIPNADQRYVAALRSERRGALALDSLLEGSNADALERFAQYREAATRWHDDVESMTPSPNAAVLDTARMDADTALMAARHLVELLEQSAAAVRLDVRRWERVDVLLPVVLAPLALLACVLIVRAGQRTVKLAVAADRDRRALAAVMDQKSAFMRGISHDLQNPLGAALGNVDLMLEGITKPADQRDALLRIRRLTRRASDTVASLLAVAKSETGDIRLSTTAIDLCALARAAVDDQSFTVVSKGQTIDLHAESECRAMGDAARVRHIVDNLLSNANKYTPRGGHIRVDVGYRMRDGQRWSTLSVEDSGPGIPAEWRERVFEEYARVPASKDLAPGFGIGLAVSRRVARMLGGDVTVEGESSNGHQRLGGATVTLWLALSAEP; the protein is encoded by the coding sequence ATGTGGATTCCGCTCGTCTTCGTCATCGCCGTCCTCGCGACGCTGGTGATCGCGCCGATCGCCGTGAGCAACCGACTCCGGATTCAGCGCAACATGATCACGGAGGTCGTCGACCCCGCCCGGCTGCGCGCGACCGACGTCGCGTCGTTCCTGGCCGAAGAGATGTTCGCGGTCGGCATGCGCGCGCCCTCGGTGATCCCGAACGCGGATCAGCGGTATGTCGCCGCGCTTCGCTCCGAACGACGGGGCGCGCTTGCTCTGGACTCGCTGCTCGAGGGCTCGAACGCCGACGCGCTCGAGCGGTTCGCGCAATATCGAGAAGCGGCGACTCGGTGGCACGACGACGTCGAGTCGATGACGCCGTCGCCGAATGCGGCTGTCCTCGATACCGCGCGAATGGACGCCGACACCGCGCTCATGGCGGCGCGCCATCTCGTCGAGCTCTTGGAGCAGTCGGCCGCCGCGGTTCGCCTCGATGTCCGACGGTGGGAACGCGTCGACGTTCTCCTGCCCGTGGTGCTCGCGCCGCTCGCCTTGCTCGCCTGCGTGCTCATCGTGCGCGCCGGTCAACGAACCGTGAAGCTGGCCGTCGCGGCTGACCGAGACCGGCGCGCCCTCGCGGCGGTCATGGATCAGAAGAGCGCCTTCATGCGGGGCATCTCGCACGACCTTCAGAATCCGCTTGGCGCCGCGCTGGGCAACGTCGACTTGATGCTCGAAGGGATCACCAAGCCAGCCGATCAACGCGACGCGCTGCTTCGAATTCGCCGTCTCACGCGCCGCGCGAGCGACACCGTGGCGTCGCTGCTCGCCGTCGCGAAGAGCGAGACGGGTGACATCCGGCTCAGCACGACGGCCATCGACCTTTGCGCGCTGGCTCGTGCCGCCGTCGACGATCAGAGCTTCACCGTCGTCAGCAAAGGGCAGACGATCGACTTGCACGCGGAGTCCGAATGCCGCGCGATGGGCGACGCCGCGCGGGTACGGCACATCGTGGACAACCTCCTGTCGAATGCGAACAAGTACACGCCGCGGGGAGGACACATCCGCGTGGATGTCGGCTATCGGATGCGCGACGGACAGCGCTGGTCCACGCTGAGCGTCGAAGACTCCGGCCCGGGCATCCCCGCGGAATGGCGAGAGCGCGTGTTCGAGGAGTACGCGCGCGTCCCCGCCTCGAAAGATCTCGCGCCGGGTTTCGGAATCGGGCTCGCGGTGAGCCGGCGCGTCGCCCGGATGCTGGGCGGCGACGTCACCGTCGAAGGCGAGAGTTCGAACGGACATCAGCGACTCGGCGGCGCGACGGTCACGCTCTGGCTCGCCCTCTCGGCTGAACCCTAG
- a CDS encoding phosphatase PAP2 family protein, translating to MSGPIQTSDVTLVTRVRSFIAARFARGEYLGLHLTVGFLITVGALLLFGSITRQVVDDRSITAFDLTVHTWMRAHATPLGDRVALTISFIGGPITMTILALVVAMIAARMGAWLTLWVWLAAFIVGALLDWMLKNIIRRPRPIGAERFLHGVTFSYPSGHSMGSLIGLSMLAYVLIKLWPPARAHRVTVVAVAVILVLLVGWSRLYLGVHYLSDVIAGFAVGIVWVTVCMTGMELATRPRERAAA from the coding sequence GTGTCAGGACCCATCCAGACATCGGACGTGACGCTGGTCACCAGGGTGCGATCGTTCATCGCCGCGCGGTTCGCGCGCGGCGAATACCTCGGTCTGCACCTCACGGTGGGATTTCTCATCACCGTGGGCGCGCTGTTGCTGTTCGGGTCCATCACCAGGCAAGTCGTCGACGACCGGTCCATCACCGCGTTCGACTTGACGGTTCACACCTGGATGCGCGCGCACGCGACTCCGCTCGGAGACCGGGTCGCGCTTACGATTTCCTTCATCGGTGGTCCGATCACCATGACGATCCTTGCCCTCGTCGTCGCGATGATCGCGGCGCGCATGGGCGCGTGGCTCACGCTGTGGGTCTGGCTCGCGGCGTTCATCGTCGGAGCGCTTCTCGACTGGATGCTGAAGAACATCATCCGTCGGCCCCGCCCGATCGGCGCGGAGCGCTTTCTCCACGGCGTCACCTTCAGCTATCCAAGCGGCCACTCGATGGGATCACTCATCGGCCTCTCGATGCTCGCGTACGTCCTCATAAAGCTCTGGCCGCCCGCGCGCGCGCACCGAGTGACCGTGGTGGCGGTCGCCGTCATTCTCGTGCTCCTCGTCGGCTGGTCGCGCCTGTACCTCGGTGTCCATTACCTCAGCGACGTGATCGCGGGCTTCGCGGTGGGAATCGTATGGGTCACCGTGTGCATGACGGGGATGGAGCTGGCGACACGGCCGAGAGAAAGGGCCGCGGCCTAA
- a CDS encoding ABC transporter permease, whose product MLISEVIRTALASLRSNAMRSLLTMLGIIIGVAAVIAMIALGNGAAGAVKDRIARLGTTTLQINPQRVMQAGIGTNTTTKLTYDDVKSIEAHALSVVGVTPQQDRNLQIVWKSKNTNVQVTGTTPNFLDVRGFALGEGAMFTSADNQGRQRVAVLGADVLPLLDVVEPQAIIGETIRISGRQFKVIGVLARKGTTGFGDNDEQILIPFLTGRFGIFGTDRINDIWARVVTPESVTVAMGQIQSALRRSHRLTANRPDDFSIRNQADVLNTLSETTATFTTLLAGIAAVSLLVGGIGIMNIMLVSVTERTREIGIRKALGATRRNILLQFLVEAVVLCIAGGLLGIAFGAGASIVLSQSFGWQTSVDVPALAIAFAFAAGVGIIFGVWPARRAAVLDPIEALRYE is encoded by the coding sequence ATGCTGATCAGCGAAGTCATTCGCACGGCGTTGGCGTCGCTCCGCTCGAACGCGATGCGGTCGCTGCTCACGATGCTCGGGATCATCATCGGCGTCGCGGCGGTCATCGCCATGATCGCGCTTGGCAACGGCGCGGCGGGCGCCGTGAAGGACCGCATAGCGCGCCTCGGGACCACGACGCTCCAGATCAACCCGCAACGGGTGATGCAAGCCGGCATCGGCACGAACACGACCACCAAGCTCACCTACGACGATGTCAAGTCGATCGAGGCGCACGCGCTGAGCGTCGTCGGCGTGACCCCCCAGCAGGACCGCAATCTTCAGATCGTGTGGAAGAGCAAGAACACGAACGTTCAGGTCACGGGCACGACGCCGAACTTTCTCGACGTGCGCGGCTTCGCGCTCGGCGAGGGAGCGATGTTCACCTCCGCCGACAACCAGGGGCGCCAGCGCGTCGCCGTGCTCGGCGCCGACGTGTTGCCGCTGCTCGACGTCGTCGAGCCGCAGGCGATCATCGGCGAGACGATTCGCATTTCGGGGCGGCAGTTCAAGGTCATCGGCGTGCTGGCGCGCAAGGGAACGACGGGTTTCGGCGACAACGACGAGCAGATTCTCATTCCCTTCCTCACCGGCCGCTTCGGCATTTTCGGAACCGATCGCATCAACGACATCTGGGCGCGCGTCGTCACGCCCGAGTCGGTCACGGTCGCGATGGGACAGATTCAATCGGCGCTGCGCCGCTCGCACCGACTGACGGCCAACCGTCCGGACGATTTCAGCATTCGCAATCAGGCCGACGTGCTCAACACGCTCAGCGAAACGACCGCGACGTTCACGACACTGCTCGCCGGCATCGCCGCCGTGAGTCTTTTGGTCGGCGGCATCGGCATCATGAACATCATGCTCGTCTCGGTCACCGAACGGACGCGCGAGATCGGCATTCGAAAGGCGCTCGGCGCGACGCGCAGGAACATCCTGCTGCAGTTTCTGGTCGAAGCCGTCGTCCTGTGCATCGCCGGCGGGCTGCTCGGCATCGCATTCGGCGCGGGTGCCTCGATCGTGCTGTCTCAATCGTTCGGTTGGCAGACGTCGGTCGACGTCCCCGCGCTCGCCATCGCGTTCGCGTTCGCCGCGGGTGTCGGGATCATTTTCGGCGTCTGGCCCGCGCGACGGGCAGCGGTGCTCGATCCGATCGAAGCGCTCCGCTACGAGTAG
- a CDS encoding YbhB/YbcL family Raf kinase inhibitor-like protein has translation MPATSTGYETIEVRAPQTAKGKLIVTSEAFSDGDEIPMKNVSDGAGGGNQSPQISWSGAPPGTKSFAITCFDPDAPTGSGYWHWLAWGIPASVTKLDAGAGTGRAPAGAQSGYGDSGTASYDGPAPPKGDGDHRYIFTVYALDVDTPRGATDKTTGAGVIFRMRGHLLASGSITGRFGH, from the coding sequence ATGCCGGCAACGTCAACGGGCTACGAGACCATCGAGGTGCGCGCGCCGCAGACGGCGAAGGGAAAACTCATCGTAACGAGCGAAGCGTTTTCCGACGGCGACGAGATACCGATGAAGAATGTGTCGGACGGCGCCGGGGGCGGGAATCAGTCGCCGCAGATCTCGTGGAGCGGCGCGCCGCCGGGAACGAAGAGCTTTGCGATCACCTGTTTCGATCCCGACGCGCCGACCGGATCGGGATACTGGCATTGGCTCGCGTGGGGCATTCCGGCGTCGGTCACGAAGCTGGATGCAGGCGCCGGCACAGGGCGCGCTCCCGCCGGCGCGCAGAGCGGATACGGCGACTCGGGTACGGCGTCGTACGACGGGCCCGCCCCGCCGAAAGGAGACGGCGACCACCGCTACATATTCACGGTCTACGCGCTCGACGTCGACACCCCGAGAGGCGCCACGGACAAGACGACCGGCGCCGGAGTCATCTTCCGAATGCGCGGGCATCTCCTGGCGTCGGGATCGATCACCGGACGCTTCGGACACTGA